The nucleotide sequence tactgacacaaatcatgagaaaagaagcagaaaacagtgttttgcatttcttcattcatttatttgtcattatgCAGAGTGAGCTGATGCTGCAGACTCCGTCATCTTCTCCTGCTGTTTATCTGTATTTCTCAGCCAGGGCCAGAGCCACAGCAGCCAGGAACTTGTCCATAGACACATGGACCTCAGGGGTGAAGTCATCCGGGAACATGATGGCCATGACCACAAGGATGTTGTGGGAGAGgatctgtgaaaataaatatcacacaTGTTACATGAATGGGGATTTTAACTCCTAACCCACTTCTCTGTGTTGTCAGGTGAGACTCTACTACAGCTCATGTTAGACCTACACAGAGATCAGGTTATTTGAAGGAAACATTGTTCACACAATCATTGTACAACAATCAACAGAGTCCACAGTCACAGGTGCTTCATATGATTTACAGGCTTAAGTTGTGTACCTTGAAGTTGGCAGGGTCCACTCTCAGGGTGAAGGCGTGCAGCTCACTGAGGTTCAGAAGACCTGCTTTCAGGTCGTCCAGTTTGGTCACAGCATAATCAACTCCACCCATGATGGTCACTCCGTGCTTCAACACCTGGGCAGAGCCGGGGCTCAGGTCCTTCCAGTGGGAGAAGTAAGTCTTGGTCTGTGGGTACACGATCAGCATCCTGGgtttaaaagaaagacaaaaaagaaaagagaagaaagtgagagTCAGTCAAAGTTCAGACAGGTTACATCAGTCAGTGTTTGGCTCATATTTACCTGTTCAGAGAATCAGCACCAATGTCCTGGGACTTTGAAGATATTTTGGCCCAGAAGGCCTTGACTGTATCCTTGTCCTTAGCAGTGAGACTGGTCATCTTGTCTGGAGCTTGAGAGTCGCTGAATGCTCCGATCAGCTGAGACTGTGGGGGTTTTAAAGCTGAAACTGAGCGTGGGCACACCCTGGACCACCTCCAAGATATGGAGCACAGGTTCCAGCCCCCAAGAGATAAACAGAGATCTTGACATGGGGGGCACTGCAGCCCCCATCA is from Paralichthys olivaceus isolate ysfri-2021 chromosome 5, ASM2471397v2, whole genome shotgun sequence and encodes:
- the LOC138407795 gene encoding hemoglobin embryonic subunit alpha; this translates as MTSLTAKDKDTVKAFWAKISSKSQDIGADSLNRMLIVYPQTKTYFSHWKDLSPGSAQVLKHGVTIMGGVDYAVTKLDDLKAGLLNLSELHAFTLRVDPANFKILSHNILVVMAIMFPDDFTPEVHVSMDKFLAAVALALAEKYR